A single genomic interval of Deltaproteobacteria bacterium harbors:
- a CDS encoding NAD(P)-binding protein, with protein sequence MKVAIVGAGLTGATLARELDALNIAVSVFDKARGAGGQCSTRRSEEGIFDHGAPYFTVSSPHFLEQVRAWEQAGVVSAWQPKVVCSSSFGLVSARATSIRYLGIPGMNELCKQQLGEIAPQFSCRVAKISYEDDRWKLESEDGQDLGHFDALVLTVPPAQAAALCSPFPEYVDELCAMRTQSVWAAMLCFEEPLATSCDEIVFEKGPLAKAIRNSSKPNRNPGENWVLHASHDWTAENLNLTKDESAEILWETFRDALGIEDRRPARLIGHRWLYAQPYQQADYQPLVCEKRRLMATGSYTRSGTLEGAWLSAQRAAEEIKEWNSEATP encoded by the coding sequence ATGAAAGTAGCAATTGTAGGAGCAGGCCTCACAGGAGCCACCCTGGCCCGAGAGCTCGACGCCTTGAACATCGCTGTATCGGTTTTCGATAAGGCACGCGGGGCCGGAGGACAATGTTCCACCCGCCGTTCCGAGGAGGGTATCTTTGACCACGGTGCGCCCTACTTTACCGTTTCAAGCCCTCACTTTTTAGAACAAGTCAGAGCGTGGGAACAGGCAGGTGTTGTCTCTGCGTGGCAACCCAAAGTGGTCTGCAGTAGCTCCTTCGGGCTGGTGTCGGCACGAGCGACCAGTATTCGCTATTTGGGAATACCGGGAATGAACGAATTATGTAAGCAGCAGCTGGGTGAAATTGCACCGCAGTTTTCGTGCCGGGTAGCAAAAATTTCTTATGAAGACGATCGCTGGAAACTAGAGAGTGAAGATGGCCAAGACTTGGGGCACTTCGATGCTCTGGTATTGACAGTGCCCCCCGCGCAGGCGGCAGCTTTGTGCAGCCCTTTTCCTGAATATGTCGATGAACTTTGCGCCATGAGGACGCAGTCGGTTTGGGCGGCCATGCTTTGTTTTGAAGAGCCACTGGCGACCAGCTGTGATGAGATTGTTTTCGAAAAAGGACCGCTTGCGAAAGCGATTCGAAACAGTTCCAAGCCGAACCGAAACCCGGGTGAGAACTGGGTCTTACACGCTTCCCACGATTGGACGGCGGAAAATTTAAACCTAACAAAGGACGAATCTGCTGAAATTCTCTGGGAGACTTTTCGAGATGCCTTGGGGATTGAAGACCGTCGTCCAGCCAGGTTGATAGGCCACCGATGGCTCTATGCCCAGCCCTACCAACAAGCCGACTACCAACCACTTGTTTGTGAGAAACGACGCCTCATGGCAACAGGATCATATACGCGAAGCGGCACACTGGAAGGGGCTTGGCTGAGTGCCCAAAGAGCTGCAGAGGAAATTAAAGAATGGAACTCGGAGGCTACGCCTTGA
- a CDS encoding SDR family NAD(P)-dependent oxidoreductase: MDNHFSIETISSALIVGGGRGIGLGIVTQLLERNPNLKIWATYRTPEKASSLLGLHKQFPKQLRALQVEPAQETDLQEVAKIIGAEAPNGLLDLVVVAPGILHAPGGKPEKSLRDINLSQLTEVFTANAFITPMVAKHIKSLLSRNQPSCFVALSAMVGSISDNELGGWYAYRASKAALNMFLKTISIELKRSGYKTRVAAIHPGTTETELSKLFLSGVKHKVWTPDESAHNILNVINELRQEETGCFKNWDGNKIPW, from the coding sequence ATGGACAACCACTTCAGCATTGAGACCATCTCATCAGCGCTGATCGTCGGCGGCGGTCGCGGCATCGGCTTAGGGATCGTCACACAATTGTTGGAGCGAAATCCGAACCTGAAGATTTGGGCGACCTACCGCACACCTGAAAAAGCGTCATCTTTATTGGGACTGCATAAGCAATTCCCAAAACAACTCCGCGCTCTACAAGTAGAGCCCGCCCAAGAAACTGACTTGCAAGAGGTTGCAAAAATAATAGGAGCCGAGGCACCAAACGGGTTGCTTGATCTCGTGGTGGTTGCGCCGGGAATACTTCACGCACCGGGAGGCAAACCAGAGAAATCACTGCGCGATATTAATCTCTCACAGCTCACCGAAGTTTTCACCGCCAACGCCTTCATCACACCGATGGTCGCCAAACATATCAAGAGTCTTTTATCCAGAAATCAACCATCATGCTTCGTTGCTTTATCGGCCATGGTGGGCAGCATCTCAGACAATGAGCTGGGTGGATGGTATGCCTACCGAGCCTCCAAGGCTGCCCTGAATATGTTTCTCAAAACCATTTCCATCGAGCTCAAACGCAGCGGTTACAAAACACGGGTCGCCGCCATCCATCCTGGCACCACAGAAACCGAACTATCCAAGTTATTCCTGTCTGGCGTTAAACATAAAGTATGGACTCCCGATGAAAGCGCCCACAACATCCTCAATGTTATTAATGAGCTCAGGCAAGAAGAGACGGGATGCTTCAAAAATTGGGACGGTAACAAGATTCCCTGGTGA
- a CDS encoding sigma-70 family RNA polymerase sigma factor — MSRPSPRNCETVAPKKQWFKRGGRYRTLNQEQEQDSLTRFMEAREQLRALVEASPLTVNFLDSMRRVDIVDPAGPESASGNQASGDPNTKKELRIQHKLQKLRAEHLELSRLEQSQKAPASVARRLKTISKSLSKELAKMQLTEDSVQNIGAYILKLHEKALHLRMKVSQGRLEMKDCEEFEARYVTSLDYLRGFAIKVQAQVDAMSVATNEIIEHCVPMVIRVAGNYHRHDFQLDDLVQEGMMGVLIALERFDLGRGVRFKTYANYWVRQSVGRSVLDRGRKIRVPRHAMAMYSRVMKTRSYLSEYADDVSAQDISGALRVPLQSVERALNMVQQPLSLDVALGGGEGGTIADFLSDDDAFDPEEETMFHLLSDEIKEVLSELPEREARIIRMRYGFGEPKQYTLRELGEAMGISRERVRQLEQQALGRIRASSHIGNLREFLGAGGSHFGSQDQGAASIAE, encoded by the coding sequence ATGTCTAGACCTTCACCGCGCAATTGCGAGACCGTAGCGCCGAAGAAACAGTGGTTTAAACGTGGGGGCCGTTACCGGACCCTTAATCAAGAACAAGAACAAGATTCGCTCACGCGATTTATGGAAGCACGCGAGCAGCTTCGGGCCCTGGTGGAAGCCAGCCCGCTAACTGTGAACTTCCTCGATTCGATGCGGAGGGTTGATATTGTCGACCCGGCGGGTCCGGAATCGGCCTCGGGAAATCAAGCTTCAGGAGACCCAAACACTAAGAAAGAGCTACGGATTCAGCACAAGCTTCAAAAGCTTCGCGCGGAACACCTGGAGCTTTCGCGTCTTGAGCAAAGCCAGAAAGCCCCGGCATCCGTGGCTAGGCGGCTCAAGACCATTTCAAAATCCTTGTCCAAAGAACTTGCCAAAATGCAGCTCACTGAGGACTCGGTGCAGAATATTGGGGCATACATCTTAAAGCTTCATGAAAAGGCTTTGCACCTTCGTATGAAGGTCTCTCAAGGCCGTCTGGAAATGAAGGATTGTGAGGAGTTTGAAGCCAGATACGTGACCAGCCTCGATTATCTTCGAGGGTTCGCTATTAAGGTCCAGGCGCAGGTCGACGCCATGAGTGTGGCCACGAACGAAATCATCGAGCACTGCGTCCCGATGGTGATTCGCGTTGCCGGGAATTACCATCGCCATGATTTCCAATTGGATGATTTAGTTCAAGAGGGAATGATGGGGGTCTTGATCGCCTTAGAGCGATTCGACCTAGGACGAGGTGTGCGATTTAAGACCTACGCGAACTATTGGGTCAGGCAAAGCGTTGGACGCTCTGTTTTAGACAGAGGCCGAAAAATACGCGTACCGCGGCATGCCATGGCGATGTATTCACGCGTAATGAAGACCCGTAGCTACTTGTCGGAGTACGCCGATGATGTATCAGCCCAGGATATCTCCGGAGCACTCAGAGTGCCTCTCCAGAGTGTGGAGCGGGCTTTAAACATGGTGCAGCAACCTCTATCACTCGACGTGGCATTGGGCGGCGGAGAAGGGGGAACGATTGCAGACTTTCTAAGCGATGATGACGCATTCGATCCCGAAGAAGAAACGATGTTTCATCTTCTCTCCGATGAGATTAAGGAAGTTCTTAGCGAGCTACCTGAGCGTGAAGCTCGAATTATCCGCATGCGATATGGATTTGGTGAACCCAAACAATATACACTCCGAGAACTCGGAGAAGCGATGGGCATCAGCCGTGAAAGAGTGAGGCAGCTTGAGCAGCAGGCTCTGGGTCGCATCCGAGCCAGTTCTCATATTGGGAACCTTCGAGAATTTTTAGGAGCAGGTGGCTCTCATTTCGGGTCTCAAGATCAGGGAGCGGCCAGTATTGCAGAGTAG